One region of Babylonia areolata isolate BAREFJ2019XMU chromosome 29, ASM4173473v1, whole genome shotgun sequence genomic DNA includes:
- the LOC143302343 gene encoding zinc finger SWIM domain-containing protein 7-like isoform X1 has protein sequence MAGIREVAKQDQVKLVGDSLFQEADRTFKEHGKLTEEILSALHFVYQAPVLSALELVDKSAVSQLVSPSGRSVYQVIGSSGTPYTCLKTSHYCSCPAFTFSVLHKEDHMMCKHHLAVKISTIMGRTRTVNVSDQQLADMLSALE, from the exons ATGGCGGGCATCCGCGAAGTCGCGAAACAAG ATCAGGTTAAGCTGGTCGGTGACAGCCTTTTTCAAGAAGCAGACAGGACGTTCAAGGAGCATGGAAAAT TGACAGAGGAGATACTTTCAGC TTTGCACTTTGTGTACCAAGCCCCTGTGCTGTCAGCCTTGGAACTGGTGGACAAGAGTGCTGTCAGCCAGCTTGTCTCCCCTTCAGGGCGAAGTGTCTATCAG GTGATTGGAAGCTCAGGTACCCCGTACACCTGTTTGAAAACCAGCCACTATTGTTCGTGCCCTGCCTTCACATTCTCAG ttcttCACAAAGAAGATCATATGATG TGTAAGCACCACCTTGCAGTCAAGATCTCCACCATTATGGGCAGGACGAGGACAGTGAATGTTTCAGATCAACAGCTGGCTGACATGCTGTCTGCCCTGgagtga
- the LOC143302292 gene encoding uncharacterized protein LOC143302292 isoform X2: MMFCKPYETDSWTPINLCGRNWDHKPDNPEEKERIERCGGSVVAKAGVQRVVWSRPKVNHKGPIRRSTQIDKIPFLAVARSLGDLWSYDYFKEQFVVSPDPDVSVMTLEPGRHRCLVLGSDGLWNMLSPVESVSVVTDLEMHFEDRVIHDPMVSVSYWINPAEKLVTRALNKWRAKMMKADNISCVVVLIDPLGPSKLTILRKRREEHFQKLRDARSASQIPRAVESSNEPSTSDAMSKANHNQNNLGGRENQQEEEKEQEKVGEDRAGTNSSDDTENKSEKVDPALDIGHGSGSSTSPPHGHSLRSSFHSPVTNHRVLTKAASTSKVGKPHRSAHQADAVRFPLSPRRLSHPTLTSKPGDMDDSVQASSALTISPAFTSVLSPTSEDPLLPSVQPQILDPGSADTLTPAMSMSDSLRKLMNLDAVKASSAPLAMGNSVSTSVLHQSHSGSRGPVARDQRKPRRSLQGMLNFTRQHNSSFLTSAPDVNQTLPATSHMAKTFSHPPSLGSPLRVETSKETELPSTRILRVATTQRSSKLDSISPDSKPSLSNKTDLTADSKPLTDSPVIQSAGGSAMKKVKKRREFRLLHRTRTTLRRARTAARKAFCPENRPFLKQLPGTKRKREDKRHASSAQSSKRLKRSDDLHYSV, encoded by the exons GACCACAAGCCAGATAACCCGGAGGAGAAGGAGCGGATAGAAAGGTGCGGTGGCTCTGTGGTGGCCAAGGCTGGTGTGCAgcgggtggtgtggagcaggcccAAGGTTAACCACAAGGGACCCATCCGACGCAGTACACAGATTGATAAAATCCCCTTTCTAGCTGTCGCTCGGTCCTTAG GTGATCTGTGGAGTTATGACTACTTCAAGGAGCAGTTTGTGGTGTCCCCTGACCCTGATGTGAGTGTCATGACCTTGGAGCCAGGGAGACACCGGTGCCTCGTTCTGGGCTCTGATGGTCTCTGGAACATGCTGTCTCCAGTGGAATCTGTCTCTGTTGTCACTGACCTGGAGATGCATTTTGAAGACAGGGTTATCCATGATCCG ATGGTGTCTGTCAGTTACTGGATCAATCCAGCAGAGAAGCTGGTCACACGGGCCCTCAACAAATGGAGGGCCAAGATGATGAAAGCAGACAACATCTCATGTGTTGTGGTTCTCATCGACCCCCTTGGGCCCTCCAAGCTGACCATTCTGCGCAAGCGTCGTGAGGAGCACTTCCAGAAGCTCAGAGATGCCAGGTCCGCTTCACAAATTCCCAGAGCAGTCGAGTCCTCCAATGAGCCTTCCACATCGGATGCAATGTCCAAGGCCAACCACAACCAGAATAACTTGGGTGGCAGAGAGAATCagcaggaagaggaaaaggagcaaGAGAAGGTTGGGGAGGACAGAGCAGGTACTAACAGCAGTGACGACACAGAGAACAAGTCAGAGAAAGTGGATCCTGCCTTGGACATTGGTCATGGCAGTGGCAGCAGCACCAGTCCGCCCCATGGCCATTCTCTGCGCTCCTCTTTCCATTCCCCTGTCACCAATCATCGCGTTCTCACCAAAGCTGCATCAACTTCTAAAGTGGGCAAACCTCACCGTTCCGCTCATCAGGCAGATGCTGTACGATTCCCTCTGTCTCCCAGAAGACTGTCCCACCCAACGCTCACATCCAAGCCTGGGGACATGGATGACAGTGTTCAGGCCTCCTCAGCACTGACCATCAGTCCTGCCTTCACCTCAGTGTTGTCCCCCACATCTGAAGACCCTCTGCTTCCCAGTGTTCAGCCCCAGATATTGGACCCAGGCtcagcagacacactgacaccagcCATGTCTATGTCAGACTCTCTGCGCAAACTGATGAATCTGGATGCTGTGAAAGCGTCCTCTGCCCCTTTGGCCATGGGGAACAGTGTGTCCACCTCTGTGTTACACCAGTCTCACTCAGGAAGCCGGGGACCAGTGGCCAGGGATCAAAGGAAGCCCAGGCGCAGCCTGCAAGGAATGCTTAACTTCACACGGCAGCATAACTCATCTTTCCTCACATCTGCGCCTGATGTGAATCAGACGTTACCTGCTACCAGTCACATGGCAAAAACAttttcacaccctccctccctgggCAGCCCATTACGTGTAGAGACCTCAAAGGAGACAGAACTACCGTCCACACGCATCCTGCGTGTggccacaacacaacgcagtagtAAACTAGACAGTATCTCCCCAGACAGTAAGCCCTCCCTGTCCAACAAAACGGACCTCACAGCTGACAGTAAACCCCTCACAGATAGCCCTGTCATACAAAGTGCTGGTGGCAGTGCCATGAAGAAGGTAAAGAAACGCCGCGAGTTTCGACTGCTGCACAGGACTCGAACCACCTTGCGGCGAGCGCGCACAGCAGCCCGCAAAGCTTTTTGCCCAGAGAACCGGCCTTTTCTGAAGCAACTCCCAGGGACGAAGCGGAAGCGAGAAGACAAGCGGCATGCATCCAGTGCTCAGTCTTCAAAACGTTTGAAAAGGAGTGATGACTTACATTACTCAGTGTAA
- the LOC143302343 gene encoding zinc finger SWIM domain-containing protein 7-like isoform X2, which translates to MAGIREVAKQDQVKLVGDSLFQEADRTFKEHGKLTEEILSALHFVYQAPVLSALELVDKSAVSQLVSPSGRSVYQVIGSSGTPYTCLKTSHYCSCPAFTFSVLHKEDHMMCKHHLAVQIYGLLQCKHHLAV; encoded by the exons ATGGCGGGCATCCGCGAAGTCGCGAAACAAG ATCAGGTTAAGCTGGTCGGTGACAGCCTTTTTCAAGAAGCAGACAGGACGTTCAAGGAGCATGGAAAAT TGACAGAGGAGATACTTTCAGC TTTGCACTTTGTGTACCAAGCCCCTGTGCTGTCAGCCTTGGAACTGGTGGACAAGAGTGCTGTCAGCCAGCTTGTCTCCCCTTCAGGGCGAAGTGTCTATCAG GTGATTGGAAGCTCAGGTACCCCGTACACCTGTTTGAAAACCAGCCACTATTGTTCGTGCCCTGCCTTCACATTCTCAG ttcttCACAAAGAAGATCATATGATG TGTAAGCACCACCTTGCAGTCCAGATATATGGTTTGTTGCAGTGTAAGCACCACCTTGCAGTCTAG